A part of Olleya sp. Bg11-27 genomic DNA contains:
- a CDS encoding FadR/GntR family transcriptional regulator: protein MKLEVLTKNENFSLQKQIIAQIRDLINIKNLEPGDKLPAERVLSEKFEVSRSNVREAIQKLEFYGLLKSIPQSGTFVANIGVIAMNGMIEDILRLESPEFKDLVETRILLELKTVRLAALRRTNEDLEKMKIALDAYSNKVKNKEDAVQEDLLFHLAIAKASGNRTMNTFMLIITPEIITNFEKYHVCDKNLSGGAIAEHQLIFDAIKKQDPVGAKQAMKNHFNELYKYCYNL, encoded by the coding sequence ATGAAATTGGAAGTCCTTACAAAAAATGAAAATTTTAGCTTACAAAAGCAAATTATTGCTCAGATAAGAGATTTAATAAATATTAAAAATCTTGAACCTGGAGATAAGTTACCTGCGGAACGTGTGCTATCTGAAAAGTTTGAAGTTTCAAGGAGTAATGTAAGGGAGGCCATTCAAAAATTAGAATTTTATGGTTTATTGAAATCCATTCCGCAAAGCGGAACTTTTGTAGCAAATATCGGAGTTATTGCTATGAATGGAATGATAGAAGATATCTTAAGATTAGAATCTCCAGAATTTAAAGATTTAGTTGAAACTAGAATTTTATTAGAATTAAAAACGGTAAGGCTAGCAGCTTTAAGACGTACAAATGAAGATTTAGAGAAGATGAAAATAGCTTTAGATGCTTATAGTAATAAAGTTAAGAATAAAGAAGATGCTGTTCAGGAAGATTTACTATTCCATTTAGCGATAGCAAAGGCTAGTGGAAATAGGACTATGAATACGTTCATGTTAATAATCACCCCTGAAATTATTACAAATTTTGAAAAATATCATGTTTGTGATAAAAATTTATCAGGAGGGGCTATTGCAGAACACCAACTAATCTTCGACGCGATTAAAAAGCAAGATCCCGTTGGAGCAAAGCAGGCAATGAAAAATCACTTTAACGAATTGTATAAATATTGTTACAATTTATAG
- a CDS encoding RagB/SusD family nutrient uptake outer membrane protein — protein MKNIINKIKHIVVVGFVLFTITSCEDYLSPEPSSVLNAATSFESEDDLETALVNMYDGIQGVNSTDTDDNHGIQYEFYITEMRSDNSRTKSSEGESAQFENFTIQATNGIVSDYYISFYNIIFRANTVLANLDVASDANRAKIEGEAKFVRAYAYFNLVRLFGDIPLVTSILSPTDTAIQFTRVDTASVYDLIESDLLEAIDSGIDNSSKSRASKAGAQALLAKVYLTTGVNYLDAQILCEQVMASGFALESDFKDVFYNELNNEIIFSIGYVGDSQDSQGFSAEFLNAVGRTSGVNYATADVRTALDAFGGDRTPYSYRVDIEQPTQFQNAKYIPDGDSSLGIAATSTDPTSAGNDWIVLRYADVLLMHVEAIMAGGSSTTSQAARDSFNAIRLRANMPTVDAPAGITKQELLDERRVELAFENHRLYDLIRFGEAQNVLSAFSTATNANFTAADLLLPIPQREINLSQGVLGQNPGY, from the coding sequence ATGAAAAATATAATAAATAAAATAAAGCATATAGTAGTAGTAGGTTTTGTCCTTTTTACTATTACCTCTTGCGAGGATTATTTAAGCCCTGAGCCTAGTTCTGTATTAAATGCAGCAACGTCTTTTGAAAGTGAAGACGATTTAGAAACAGCACTTGTTAATATGTATGACGGAATTCAAGGTGTAAATTCTACTGATACTGATGATAATCATGGTATACAGTATGAATTTTATATTACAGAGATGCGTAGTGATAATAGTCGAACAAAAAGTAGTGAAGGTGAATCTGCTCAGTTTGAGAATTTTACTATTCAAGCAACAAATGGTATTGTTTCAGATTATTATATAAGTTTTTATAATATTATTTTTAGAGCAAACACTGTTTTAGCAAATTTAGATGTAGCATCCGATGCAAATAGAGCTAAGATTGAAGGAGAAGCTAAATTTGTACGTGCTTATGCTTATTTTAATCTAGTACGTTTATTTGGGGATATTCCTTTGGTAACTTCAATTCTATCACCTACAGATACAGCTATTCAGTTTACTAGAGTTGACACCGCTTCGGTTTATGATTTAATTGAAAGCGATTTGTTAGAAGCTATTGATAGTGGTATTGACAATTCATCTAAATCAAGAGCGTCTAAAGCAGGCGCACAAGCTTTGTTAGCTAAAGTATATTTAACAACAGGAGTTAATTATTTGGATGCGCAAATTTTATGTGAACAAGTAATGGCTAGTGGGTTTGCATTAGAAAGTGATTTTAAAGATGTTTTCTATAATGAATTGAACAATGAGATTATCTTTTCGATTGGATATGTTGGAGATTCACAAGATAGTCAAGGGTTCTCTGCAGAGTTTCTTAATGCTGTTGGTAGAACTAGTGGTGTGAATTATGCCACAGCGGATGTTAGAACGGCTTTAGATGCATTTGGAGGAGATAGAACACCTTACTCTTATAGAGTAGATATAGAACAACCTACACAGTTTCAAAATGCTAAGTATATTCCTGATGGAGATAGTTCTTTAGGTATTGCTGCTACATCAACAGACCCAACTTCTGCTGGTAACGATTGGATTGTACTACGTTATGCAGATGTGCTTTTAATGCACGTTGAAGCTATTATGGCAGGAGGTAGTTCTACAACTTCTCAAGCCGCTAGAGATTCATTTAATGCTATTAGGTTAAGAGCTAATATGCCAACAGTAGACGCGCCTGCTGGAATAACTAAGCAAGAGTTATTGGATGAAAGACGTGTGGAATTAGCTTTTGAAAATCATAGATTATATGACTTAATTCGTTTTGGTGAAGCTCAAAATGTATTGTCTGCTTTTTCAACTGCAACAAATGCTAATTTTACTGCAGCAGATCTTTTATTACCAATACCACAAAGAGAAATTAACTTAAGTCAAGGTGTTTTAGGACAAAACCCTGGTTACTAA
- a CDS encoding cupin domain-containing protein, with protein sequence MNRSSEKYVITKDMEWEVLGGGVSRKFLGYDNQIMMVRVKFDEGALGAPHQHFHTQATYCVSGKFEFEIDGVKQIVEAGDGVYIEPNLLHSAVCLEEGELIDTFSPVREDFLSGAEVSYFGDKK encoded by the coding sequence ATGAATCGATCTAGTGAAAAATACGTCATTACAAAAGACATGGAATGGGAAGTGCTTGGTGGTGGCGTATCAAGAAAATTTTTAGGTTATGATAATCAAATTATGATGGTCAGAGTAAAATTTGACGAGGGTGCATTAGGCGCACCGCATCAACATTTTCATACGCAAGCAACTTACTGTGTTTCCGGTAAATTCGAATTTGAAATTGATGGCGTAAAACAAATTGTAGAAGCTGGAGATGGTGTATATATCGAGCCCAATTTATTACACAGTGCTGTATGTTTAGAAGAAGGTGAGTTGATAGATACATTCAGTCCTGTAAGAGAAGATTTTTTAAGCGGAGCTGAGGTCTCTTATTTTGGAGATAAGAAGTAA
- a CDS encoding polysaccharide lyase family 7 protein: protein MRIKLKLIVLFVFVSVLNANCQSSQVSTKETEVKSKKKRKKKKKIKLPEIDLTHWKVTTPGGNGKKPQEVSPPEIINYATNESLKPYMYNDSTRGALVFYAFPSKATTANTKYSRSELREQMVSGENNVNWTFKDGGYMKGKLAIDDISKDSEGKYHRVIIMQIHGRLTNEQRDLIGEKDNNAPPILKVYWDKGKIRVKTKVLKNLSSTPEEMLHEEAWGDDEGFNFEQEVGFGKFTLEVEVSDGKMVVILNKNEFKVYENIHMKKWGVFENYFKAGNYFQTRDEGAFAKVRFYDLEVTH from the coding sequence ATGCGTATAAAACTTAAATTAATTGTCTTGTTTGTGTTTGTTTCAGTCTTAAATGCTAACTGCCAATCTAGTCAAGTTAGTACAAAAGAGACGGAAGTAAAATCTAAAAAGAAACGTAAAAAGAAGAAGAAAATTAAACTTCCAGAAATAGACTTGACCCATTGGAAAGTAACAACACCTGGTGGTAATGGTAAAAAACCTCAAGAGGTTTCGCCTCCTGAAATTATAAATTATGCTACCAATGAGTCTTTAAAACCTTATATGTATAATGATTCAACAAGGGGAGCATTAGTGTTTTATGCTTTTCCTAGTAAGGCAACGACTGCTAATACTAAATATTCTAGATCAGAACTACGAGAACAAATGGTCTCTGGAGAGAATAATGTAAATTGGACGTTTAAAGATGGAGGTTACATGAAAGGTAAACTTGCTATTGATGATATATCAAAAGATAGTGAAGGTAAGTATCATCGTGTTATAATTATGCAGATTCATGGCAGGTTAACAAATGAGCAGCGAGATTTAATAGGAGAAAAAGACAATAATGCACCTCCAATACTTAAAGTATATTGGGATAAAGGGAAAATTAGAGTTAAAACAAAAGTGCTTAAAAATTTAAGTTCTACCCCAGAAGAGATGTTACATGAAGAAGCGTGGGGGGATGATGAAGGATTTAATTTTGAACAAGAAGTTGGATTTGGAAAATTCACTTTAGAGGTTGAGGTTTCTGATGGTAAAATGGTTGTTATATTGAATAAAAACGAGTTTAAAGTATACGAAAATATTCATATGAAAAAATGGGGTGTTTTTGAAAATTATTTTAAAGCAGGAAATTATTTTCAAACCAGAGACGAAGGTGCCTTTGCAAAGGTTAGATTTTATGATTTAGAAGTGACACATTAA
- a CDS encoding alginate lyase family protein — MTFNKNFILRFALVATVLTAFSCKKENAEHTNSKTEAATTIKTTMHPNLILTAQGVKDIRAQLGSIPIFDRTLKTVQEEIDAEIALGIDTPIPLDYSGGYTHVRHKRNMVVLQKAGVLYQILDDEKYAKYVKDMLMQYEAMYKTLPLHPKTRSYARGKLFWQCLNDANWLVYVSQAYDCVYNYLTEEERNTLEANLFKPFADHISVDSPQFYQRVHNHSTWGNAAVGMIGLVMNDQELIDRALYGIKDLKLDTKEKDDDGGFLNKDGKAGFLANIEEPFSPDGYYNEGPYYQRYAMYPFLVFAEGLHNVKPELKIFEYKDGVLLKSINALLNLSDADGDFFPLNDGQKGMSYYNDALVTAVDISYKFGDQNPGLLSVAEKQDKVLLDDSGLAVALGIKNGEAQPFDKKAINLSDGPNGTQGGVGILRNEELELVFKYAAQGSSHGHYDKLSYSLYENGEEVIQDYGLARFVNIEQKGGGNYLKENKTWAKQTIAHNTVTQNETSHFNGKYEIGSKNHSVLHYFSSDNQSVQVVSAKEVNAYPGTEMLRTMAIIKDPDFEKPYVLDIMKIVSNKINQYDFPYYFFGQVLATNFEYKTPETLKPLGSKNGYQHLYVEATAKASDVNSKFSWLNNRKFYTLTTVTNTNDDLLFTRIGANDPEFNLRRDPALLLRRKNTKNTLFVSTIEAHGSYSPVSESAVNSNSNIKELKVILDTEEYTAIAITNINSVTKLFITANKNASEEAKHALKINGVDYQWSGAYYFE; from the coding sequence ATGACATTTAATAAAAACTTCATATTAAGATTTGCTTTAGTCGCAACTGTATTGACTGCATTTTCTTGTAAAAAAGAAAATGCAGAGCATACAAATAGTAAAACGGAAGCCGCGACAACAATAAAAACAACAATGCATCCTAATTTGATTTTAACGGCTCAAGGAGTTAAAGATATTAGAGCGCAATTAGGGAGCATTCCTATTTTTGATAGAACCTTAAAAACGGTGCAAGAAGAAATAGATGCTGAGATTGCATTAGGAATCGACACACCAATTCCATTAGATTATTCTGGAGGTTATACGCATGTGCGTCATAAGCGTAATATGGTTGTATTACAAAAAGCAGGTGTATTATATCAGATTTTGGACGACGAAAAATATGCTAAATATGTAAAGGATATGTTGATGCAATATGAGGCTATGTATAAAACATTACCACTGCATCCAAAAACTAGATCGTATGCAAGAGGTAAATTGTTTTGGCAATGTTTAAACGATGCTAATTGGTTAGTATACGTGAGTCAAGCCTATGATTGTGTTTATAATTATTTGACTGAAGAAGAACGTAATACTTTAGAGGCAAATTTATTTAAGCCATTTGCAGATCATATTTCTGTAGATAGTCCACAATTTTACCAGAGAGTGCATAACCATAGTACTTGGGGTAATGCAGCAGTGGGTATGATTGGTTTGGTAATGAATGATCAAGAATTAATTGATCGTGCTTTATATGGTATTAAGGATTTAAAATTAGATACTAAAGAAAAAGATGATGATGGTGGGTTTTTAAATAAAGATGGTAAAGCTGGTTTTTTAGCGAATATAGAAGAACCATTTTCTCCAGATGGTTATTATAATGAAGGACCATATTATCAACGCTATGCAATGTATCCATTTTTAGTTTTTGCTGAAGGATTGCATAATGTTAAACCAGAATTAAAGATTTTTGAGTATAAAGATGGGGTGTTATTAAAATCGATTAATGCGCTTTTGAATTTATCAGATGCGGATGGTGATTTTTTTCCACTTAATGATGGTCAAAAAGGAATGTCTTACTATAATGATGCTTTAGTTACGGCTGTAGATATTTCATATAAATTTGGAGATCAGAATCCAGGATTACTAAGTGTAGCAGAAAAACAGGACAAAGTGTTATTAGATGATTCGGGGTTAGCAGTAGCACTCGGGATTAAAAATGGAGAAGCACAACCGTTTGATAAAAAGGCGATTAATTTATCTGATGGACCAAATGGAACACAAGGAGGTGTTGGTATTTTGAGAAATGAAGAATTAGAACTTGTTTTTAAATATGCAGCTCAGGGGTCTAGTCATGGTCATTATGATAAATTATCATATTCTTTATATGAAAATGGTGAAGAAGTTATTCAGGATTATGGTTTAGCACGTTTTGTAAATATTGAACAAAAGGGAGGTGGGAACTATCTAAAGGAAAATAAGACCTGGGCAAAACAAACTATAGCACATAATACTGTAACACAAAATGAAACGTCTCATTTTAACGGGAAGTATGAAATAGGAAGTAAAAACCATTCCGTACTACACTATTTTTCTTCGGACAATCAGAGTGTACAAGTTGTTAGTGCAAAAGAGGTGAATGCTTATCCCGGGACAGAAATGCTTCGTACTATGGCAATTATCAAAGATCCAGATTTCGAAAAACCATATGTGTTGGATATTATGAAAATTGTATCCAATAAAATCAATCAATATGATTTCCCATATTACTTTTTTGGTCAAGTATTAGCTACAAATTTTGAATACAAAACACCAGAAACGTTAAAGCCATTAGGAAGTAAAAATGGGTATCAACATTTATATGTGGAGGCGACTGCTAAAGCTTCTGATGTTAATAGTAAATTTTCGTGGTTAAATAATCGTAAGTTTTATACGTTAACCACGGTGACTAATACTAATGATGACTTGTTGTTTACTAGAATAGGAGCAAACGATCCTGAGTTTAATTTACGTCGGGACCCTGCATTGTTATTAAGACGAAAAAACACTAAGAACACACTTTTTGTGTCCACTATAGAAGCACATGGTAGTTATAGTCCTGTTTCAGAATCTGCTGTAAATTCAAATAGTAATATAAAAGAATTGAAAGTTATTTTAGATACTGAAGAATATACCGCAATTGCAATAACTAATATAAACAGTGTTACTAAACTTTTTATAACAGCAAATAAAAATGCTTCAGAAGAAGCAAAGCATGCTTTAAAAATCAATGGTGTTGATTATCAATGGAGTGGTGCTTATTACTTTGAATAA
- a CDS encoding PKD domain-containing protein, with the protein MKNLIKNSFLSVVAVATLSMFNSCEDLEQFEPIGANSIADETPPNALFTVSQGQGVGDAWRNYSFANASTSATTYAWDFGNGQVSSEVDGATTYPGEGTYTVSLTASDNLGVVSSYSETFNVVEPDEPLVADPILVNADFDKLPKNNGSSSDCSCSGWDNDDIGEQGESSSGNGGSDNVVKFDNNEPDHVYQEFAVTPNADYRITLVSSFKSLTVGGAFPAMLEVRVLAGAGYIANYTPTYYATATEFPSSGYGYTSVTQVEDVANNLLVESISNPNNEDYNTYTYTFNAGANDSVALFIRGVGGDSIGTYGYTGGDEEIRADSVTIEAVN; encoded by the coding sequence ATGAAAAATCTAATAAAAAATAGTTTTTTGTCAGTTGTTGCAGTGGCAACTCTTTCAATGTTTAATAGCTGTGAAGATTTAGAGCAGTTTGAACCAATTGGTGCAAATTCTATAGCAGATGAAACACCTCCTAATGCTTTATTTACTGTTTCTCAGGGACAAGGTGTAGGAGATGCTTGGAGAAATTATTCTTTTGCTAATGCCTCTACAAGTGCTACAACTTACGCTTGGGACTTTGGTAATGGACAGGTGTCGTCAGAAGTTGACGGCGCAACGACTTATCCAGGAGAAGGGACATATACAGTGTCTTTAACCGCTTCAGATAATTTAGGGGTTGTAAGTTCATATTCTGAAACATTTAATGTTGTAGAGCCAGATGAGCCACTAGTTGCTGATCCAATATTAGTTAATGCAGATTTTGATAAATTACCTAAAAATAATGGTAGTTCAAGTGATTGTTCTTGTTCAGGTTGGGATAATGATGATATAGGGGAGCAAGGCGAATCTAGTTCGGGTAATGGAGGTAGTGATAATGTTGTTAAATTTGATAATAATGAGCCTGATCATGTTTATCAAGAATTTGCAGTTACACCAAATGCTGATTATAGAATTACTTTAGTATCTTCTTTTAAAAGTCTTACAGTAGGAGGTGCATTTCCTGCTATGCTTGAAGTTAGAGTTTTAGCGGGGGCTGGTTATATCGCTAATTATACTCCAACTTATTATGCAACAGCTACAGAGTTTCCTAGTTCAGGTTATGGTTATACTAGTGTTACGCAAGTAGAAGATGTTGCAAATAATCTTTTAGTAGAGTCTATCTCTAATCCAAATAATGAAGATTATAATACTTATACTTATACATTTAACGCAGGGGCTAATGACAGTGTTGCTTTATTTATTAGAGGTGTTGGTGGTGATAGTATTGGTACTTATGGATATACAGGAGGAGATGAAGAGATAAGAGCAGATTCTGTTACTATTGAAGCAGTTAACTAA
- a CDS encoding SusC/RagA family TonB-linked outer membrane protein — MNLKAKSALFAMLFMCIAAFAQDGVTINGTVVDAEYNMPLPNVNVVVVGTSNGASTDFDGQYQIQVKSGDVLQFSYIGYTAQTVVVGDQKIIDVSLSVDANTLEEVVVVGYGTRKKSHLTGAISKVVNEDLEDIAVARVDDALVGQVSGVNIQSTDGSAGSAPTITIRGAGSITGSSTPLIVVDGLVVDSDYLGSLDMNDVKSFEVLKDAASTSIYGSRGANGIIMISTKDGKEGKTKFSYNTFTGFKQAKHSDAYTFSVAETAAAELAATGTNSDRTKYKQLLGDNTNWQDIIFDGGNITSHSFAARGGSKKTKFSTALSYLHDEGVLLTDDYKKYSLKLKVDTQLNDKFSFGVNLTPSVTDRRRFDGSTHDILRQPSWLPVYLDEHSIQFVNRLRDGGVYADAQIGDYAQQRMFDNYDLATGTPLASGGTSISNTSNTNPAAKILERDRTDNKFKIFGSVYGKYDISDALSFKLTGGGDIQYTKRRRWQGVQASRNGAAAAQLDLFNEKRVHGSLDGYFAYDKSLGNHEISFVGGMATERWKYSNDAISGNGFTSDKLQTISAATSIIDFSSEEYEDVLFSMFARANYAFNNKYLASVSFRRDGSSIFGANNKFGNFPAFSAGWIVSNESFLEESDFISTLKLRASYGFTGSNALDTNNNQVDFYPSYSLLDPSTAVVNGNITNAYNPINIANEDLQWERLVEFNPGIDFGFANNVITGSLDYYNRTSDQLLLNNPVSATTGFTSALVNLGKVKNSGIELELRSRNVSNENFSWNTTLIASKNENELVDFADSNGQIQNVDSKRAAEWVNLEGQPISSFYGWVVDSEIPLEYLSDPYHPLGGQAQDVYVKDLNGDGIIDDDDKTILGNPYPDLVWSLSNDFKIYNFDFSFMFQGSHGAQVRNMADQYLFNHFNSAQDFISSTPNQEFIKEKIFTNSIVQDASYVALRTINIGYNLPRDVVEKLQVNKLRLYISGQNLMYFTADGYTGWNPESIDETSGTTYGYQRGGSPINQTVSVGLNVEF, encoded by the coding sequence ATGAATTTAAAAGCTAAATCAGCACTATTTGCAATGCTCTTCATGTGTATTGCTGCTTTTGCTCAAGACGGTGTGACAATAAACGGAACAGTGGTTGACGCGGAGTACAACATGCCATTACCCAATGTTAATGTTGTTGTTGTAGGAACCAGTAATGGTGCAAGTACAGATTTTGATGGTCAGTATCAAATACAAGTGAAGTCTGGAGATGTTTTACAATTCTCATACATAGGTTACACAGCTCAGACGGTTGTAGTTGGTGATCAAAAGATAATTGACGTGTCATTAAGTGTAGATGCTAATACCTTAGAAGAAGTTGTTGTTGTTGGGTACGGAACACGAAAAAAGAGTCATTTAACTGGGGCTATTTCTAAAGTCGTCAATGAAGATTTAGAGGATATTGCTGTAGCTCGTGTTGATGATGCACTTGTAGGTCAGGTTTCTGGTGTTAATATTCAGTCAACCGATGGTTCGGCGGGATCTGCTCCAACAATTACAATTCGTGGTGCTGGTTCGATTACAGGTAGTTCTACACCTTTAATTGTTGTCGATGGTTTGGTTGTTGATAGCGATTATTTAGGGTCGTTAGATATGAATGATGTAAAATCTTTTGAGGTTTTAAAAGATGCTGCATCAACCTCTATTTACGGATCTCGTGGTGCGAATGGTATTATAATGATTTCAACTAAAGATGGTAAAGAGGGTAAGACGAAATTTAGCTATAACACCTTTACTGGGTTTAAGCAAGCTAAGCATAGTGATGCCTATACTTTTTCTGTGGCTGAAACTGCAGCAGCAGAATTGGCAGCAACTGGAACTAATTCTGATAGAACCAAATACAAGCAATTATTAGGAGATAATACTAATTGGCAAGATATAATTTTTGATGGTGGTAATATCACTAGTCATTCTTTTGCAGCTAGAGGAGGAAGTAAAAAAACAAAATTTAGTACGGCTCTAAGTTACTTACATGATGAGGGGGTTTTGTTAACTGATGATTATAAAAAATACAGTCTTAAGTTAAAAGTAGATACACAGTTAAATGATAAGTTTTCCTTTGGTGTAAATTTAACTCCGTCTGTTACTGATAGACGTCGTTTTGACGGTTCTACTCATGATATTCTACGTCAGCCTTCTTGGTTGCCAGTGTATTTGGACGAACATAGTATTCAATTTGTAAATAGATTAAGAGATGGCGGTGTTTATGCTGATGCTCAAATCGGAGACTATGCTCAACAACGTATGTTTGATAATTATGACTTAGCTACTGGTACTCCATTAGCTTCAGGAGGTACAAGTATTAGTAATACATCTAATACAAACCCTGCGGCAAAAATATTAGAACGTGATCGTACGGATAATAAGTTTAAAATATTTGGTAGCGTATATGGTAAATATGATATCAGTGATGCACTAAGTTTTAAATTAACAGGAGGTGGAGATATTCAATATACTAAGAGACGTAGATGGCAAGGTGTGCAAGCTAGTAGAAATGGAGCTGCTGCAGCACAATTAGATTTATTTAATGAAAAAAGAGTGCATGGATCTTTAGATGGGTATTTTGCATATGATAAATCTTTAGGAAATCATGAAATCTCGTTTGTGGGGGGTATGGCTACAGAGCGTTGGAAATATAGTAATGATGCAATATCAGGAAATGGTTTTACATCAGATAAATTACAGACTATATCTGCAGCAACTTCAATTATAGACTTTAGTTCTGAAGAGTATGAGGATGTTTTGTTTTCTATGTTTGCAAGAGCTAATTATGCTTTCAATAATAAGTATTTAGCATCTGTTAGTTTTAGAAGAGATGGAAGTTCAATTTTTGGTGCAAACAATAAATTTGGAAATTTCCCAGCTTTTTCTGCTGGATGGATAGTTAGTAATGAAAGCTTTTTGGAAGAAAGTGATTTTATTAGTACATTAAAGTTACGTGCTAGTTATGGTTTTACAGGGAGTAATGCATTAGACACAAATAACAATCAAGTAGATTTCTACCCTTCATATTCTTTGTTAGACCCATCTACAGCCGTAGTGAATGGTAATATAACTAATGCGTATAATCCGATTAATATTGCGAATGAAGACTTGCAATGGGAACGTTTAGTTGAATTTAATCCAGGTATAGATTTTGGTTTTGCAAATAATGTTATAACAGGATCTTTAGATTATTATAATAGAACAAGTGATCAATTGTTATTGAATAATCCAGTATCGGCTACAACAGGATTTACTAGTGCTTTAGTTAACCTTGGAAAGGTGAAAAATAGTGGTATCGAATTGGAATTACGTTCTCGTAATGTGTCTAATGAAAATTTCTCATGGAATACGACTTTGATAGCTTCTAAAAATGAAAATGAGTTAGTTGATTTTGCAGATTCTAATGGTCAGATACAAAATGTAGATTCAAAGCGTGCTGCAGAATGGGTTAACTTAGAAGGGCAGCCAATTTCTTCTTTTTATGGATGGGTTGTAGACTCAGAAATTCCTTTAGAGTATTTAAGTGATCCGTATCACCCGCTTGGAGGTCAGGCTCAAGATGTGTATGTAAAAGATTTAAATGGAGATGGTATAATTGATGATGATGATAAAACTATTTTAGGTAATCCTTATCCAGATTTAGTGTGGAGTTTATCAAATGATTTTAAAATTTACAATTTTGACTTTTCTTTTATGTTTCAGGGAAGTCATGGTGCGCAAGTTAGAAATATGGCAGATCAATATTTGTTCAACCATTTTAATTCTGCTCAAGACTTTATTTCTAGTACTCCTAATCAAGAATTTATTAAAGAGAAAATATTCACAAATTCTATTGTTCAAGATGCGTCGTATGTTGCTTTAAGAACAATAAATATCGGTTATAACTTACCTCGTGATGTAGTTGAAAAATTACAAGTGAATAAACTTCGATTATATATATCAGGTCAAAATTTAATGTATTTTACTGCAGATGGCTATACAGGTTGGAATCCTGAATCTATTGATGAAACTTCTGGTACTACTTACGGGTATCAAAGAGGAGGGTCGCCAATTAACCAAACGGTTTCTGTAGGCTTAAACGTAGAATTTTAA